A genomic stretch from Acidimicrobiales bacterium includes:
- a CDS encoding VIT1/CCC1 transporter family protein has protein sequence MAHKETHRTHRIGWLRAAVLGANDGIVSTASLVIGVAASSRPRS, from the coding sequence ATGGCCCACAAAGAGACCCACCGAACCCACCGGATCGGCTGGCTCCGCGCCGCCGTGTTGGGGGCCAACGACGGGATCGTGTCGACCGCGAGTCTCGTGATCGGGGTCGCCGCGTCGAGCCGACCTCGGTCGTGA
- a CDS encoding VIT1/CCC1 transporter family protein, whose protein sequence is MTAADALGTHARDELGISETTTARPVQAAFTSAATFAAGAALPLFAAALATGGAQIAIVALTALVFLAVLGIVGARAGGAPVAAAAVRVTFWGALAMAVTAAIGSLFGAVV, encoded by the coding sequence CTGACAGCCGCCGATGCCCTGGGGACTCACGCCCGAGACGAGCTGGGGATCTCCGAGACCACCACGGCCCGCCCGGTCCAGGCCGCGTTCACCTCGGCCGCGACGTTCGCGGCGGGCGCTGCGCTTCCGCTGTTCGCCGCCGCACTGGCCACCGGCGGGGCGCAGATCGCGATCGTGGCGCTCACCGCGCTGGTGTTCCTCGCCGTGCTGGGGATCGTGGGTGCCCGGGCCGGTGGCGCGCCCGTCGCTGCGGCTGCGGTGCGGGTGACGTTCTGGGGCGCACTCGCCATGGCGGTCACCGCCGCGATCGGCAGCCTTTTCGGCGCGGTCGTGTGA
- a CDS encoding SDR family oxidoreductase, producing the protein MIDLSGKVFVITGGNGGIGLGMAEGIAMAGGSLAIWGRKADKNAEAVATLEALGATARSYICDVGDEEQVIETMRQCRDDFGRLDGCFANAGHSGIGGGILNVTLEDWRTVMRINLDGAFVTLREAARHLVDQGEGGSLVTVSSTSSIHGAAGNYAYGTGKTALNGLMRALAVELARHRIRVNSLLPGWTITELAAAPYENERFREVTTRRTPVRRWADPSEFREVGAFLADPSQTFHTGQEVCVDGGYTVF; encoded by the coding sequence ATGATCGATCTCTCGGGCAAGGTGTTCGTCATCACCGGCGGCAACGGCGGTATCGGCCTCGGCATGGCGGAAGGAATCGCGATGGCCGGCGGATCGTTGGCGATCTGGGGTCGCAAGGCCGACAAGAACGCCGAGGCCGTCGCCACCCTGGAGGCCCTCGGCGCCACCGCTCGGTCCTACATCTGCGATGTCGGCGACGAGGAGCAGGTGATCGAGACCATGCGGCAGTGCCGTGACGACTTCGGTCGCCTCGACGGCTGCTTCGCCAACGCGGGCCACAGCGGGATCGGCGGCGGCATCCTGAACGTGACGCTCGAGGACTGGCGCACGGTCATGCGCATCAACCTCGACGGCGCGTTCGTCACCCTCCGCGAGGCCGCCCGCCACCTCGTCGACCAGGGCGAGGGCGGAAGCCTCGTCACCGTGTCGTCGACCTCGTCGATCCACGGTGCAGCCGGGAACTACGCCTACGGCACGGGAAAGACCGCCCTCAACGGTCTGATGCGCGCGCTCGCCGTCGAACTCGCCCGCCACCGCATCCGCGTGAACTCGCTCCTCCCCGGCTGGACCATCACCGAACTCGCCGCCGCTCCCTACGAGAACGAACGGTTCCGCGAGGTGACCACCCGTCGCACGCCGGTTCGTCGGTGGGCCGACCCGAGCGAGTTCCGCGAGGTCGGCGCGTTCCTGGCCGACCCGTCGCAGACGTTCCACACGGGCCAGGAGGTCTGCGTCGACGGCGGCTACACGGTCTTCTAG
- a CDS encoding 6,7-dimethyl-8-ribityllumazine synthase → MSNTVRPRLAFVQSMWHDDIVDRAKDGFTEVAGGVADIEYFAVPGAFEIPLFASSLAGTGRFDGIVAAGFVVDGGVYRHEFVADAVIGGLMRVQLDTGVPVFSCVLTPQQFHEHEDHVRFFTEHMVGKGREVARTALETLSVRAAL, encoded by the coding sequence ATGTCGAACACCGTCCGCCCTCGCCTCGCGTTCGTGCAGTCCATGTGGCACGACGACATCGTCGACCGTGCCAAGGACGGTTTCACCGAGGTGGCCGGCGGGGTGGCCGACATCGAGTACTTCGCGGTGCCGGGCGCCTTCGAGATTCCGCTGTTCGCGAGCTCGTTGGCCGGGACCGGCCGCTTCGACGGCATCGTGGCGGCGGGATTCGTCGTCGACGGCGGGGTCTATCGCCACGAGTTCGTGGCCGACGCCGTGATCGGCGGGCTCATGCGGGTCCAGCTCGACACCGGTGTCCCCGTCTTTTCGTGCGTGCTCACTCCGCAGCAGTTCCACGAGCACGAGGACCATGTCCGGTTCTTCACCGAACACATGGTGGGCAAGGGTCGAGAGGTCGCCCGTACGGCGCTCGAGACCCTCTCGGTACGCGCCGCGCTCTAG
- a CDS encoding SMP-30/gluconolactonase/LRE family protein, with product MENVHRAATGGILLGECPLWSELEQVLYWVDIDGHAVHRLDPATGIDEQRPIGARPGSCALTERAGELLVATEHRIVWLDWATGAITPWFDLEDAATGNRCNDGRVDPSGRMVVGTMWPDTSAAKSTGSLYRIDPDGSTETLLTDLGVPNGLAFDADRGLMYFADTPTQTVLVADYDTDTGERRNVRPFLDYNPLPGKPDGACLDADGCYWSASIYAWSVIRVTPRGEIDRRVELPVEKPTMPAFGGPDLSTLYVTSIGAAGSKPSVEGRDGFTPGDLMAVDLGIQGRPEPRFARRADSNTTPERA from the coding sequence ATGGAGAACGTCCACCGCGCCGCGACCGGCGGGATCCTGCTCGGCGAGTGCCCGCTCTGGAGCGAACTCGAGCAGGTCCTCTACTGGGTCGACATCGACGGACACGCCGTGCACCGTCTCGATCCGGCGACGGGGATCGACGAGCAACGGCCGATCGGCGCCCGCCCCGGGTCGTGCGCACTGACCGAGCGGGCCGGCGAGCTGCTCGTCGCCACCGAGCATCGGATCGTCTGGCTCGACTGGGCAACCGGGGCGATCACACCGTGGTTCGATCTCGAGGACGCTGCCACCGGCAACCGGTGCAACGACGGCCGCGTCGACCCCTCGGGCCGTATGGTCGTCGGCACCATGTGGCCCGACACCAGCGCCGCCAAGTCGACCGGCAGCCTCTATCGGATCGATCCGGACGGATCGACGGAGACCCTCCTCACCGATCTCGGGGTTCCGAACGGGCTGGCCTTCGACGCCGACCGCGGCCTCATGTACTTCGCCGACACACCCACCCAAACCGTTCTCGTCGCCGATTACGACACCGACACCGGCGAACGCCGCAACGTGCGACCGTTCCTCGACTACAACCCGCTGCCGGGCAAGCCCGACGGCGCCTGCCTCGATGCCGACGGCTGCTACTGGTCTGCCTCGATCTACGCATGGTCCGTCATCCGCGTGACCCCACGCGGCGAGATCGACCGACGCGTCGAGTTGCCCGTCGAGAAGCCCACCATGCCGGCGTTCGGGGGACCGGACCTGTCGACGCTCTATGTCACCTCCATCGGCGCCGCCGGTTCGAAGCCTTCGGTCGAGGGCAGGGACGGCTTCACCCCCGGTGACCTGATGGCCGTCGATCTCGGCATCCAGGGACGGCCCGAGCCGCGCTTCGCGCGCCGTGCGGACTCGAACACGACGCCCGAGCGGGCGTAG
- a CDS encoding flavin reductase family protein, whose translation MPLDDELTNRVSWKIPNALALVGSKAGDERNAMTTSWISQLSMEPVLIGIGVDNSAVTHRLITDGGCFTVNLWDSDDTRVFVKFSKPAVDDGETLNGRPVRAATTGAPVFDEAIAWLDCEVRQSIDLGTHTLFIGELVDAAINDDEKRAASMSDTRMKYGGVKRH comes from the coding sequence ATGCCGCTCGATGACGAACTCACCAACCGGGTCTCGTGGAAGATCCCCAACGCGCTCGCCCTGGTCGGCTCGAAGGCCGGCGACGAGCGGAACGCCATGACGACGAGTTGGATCTCACAGCTGTCGATGGAGCCCGTGCTGATCGGCATCGGTGTCGACAACTCGGCGGTCACGCATCGTCTGATCACCGACGGCGGGTGCTTCACCGTGAACCTGTGGGACAGCGACGACACCCGCGTGTTCGTCAAGTTCTCGAAGCCCGCGGTGGACGACGGCGAGACCCTCAACGGACGTCCGGTGCGGGCCGCCACCACCGGCGCGCCGGTGTTCGACGAGGCGATCGCCTGGCTCGACTGCGAGGTCCGCCAGTCGATCGACCTCGGCACCCACACCCTGTTCATCGGGGAGTTGGTCGATGCCGCGATCAACGACGACGAGAAGCGGGCCGCGTCGATGTCCGACACCCGCATGAAGTACGGCGGGGTGAAGCGGCACTGA
- a CDS encoding hydantoinase/oxoprolinase family protein: MDRHYGHNGVMAEARTVFIGVDTGGTYTDAVVYDDARGAVLAKAKSPTTHDDLAVGIEGALDRVLADAGVDPTAVGLVSMSTTLATNALVEGVGRPACLVLIGFEPEALDRGGLREALGTDQVIAVAGGHTPHGSPQAPLDLGALTRALDALPDDVEAFAVTAQFGVRNPEHELAARDLIRERTGLPVTCSHELSDGLNGPKRSVTALLNARLIAMIDELVSTTTAILRRRGIDAPVMVVRGNGSLVSADFVRDRPVETILSGPAASLIGAAHLADAADALIADIGGTTTDIAVLRGGLPEFGAEGATVGGHRTMVEAVLMHTHGIGGDSEVAPAERAAGPQLVIGPRRVVPIVLCAQVDPDLVERTITRQLRAETPPADWAGVFASTTSRASTARVDRTEAAVLEALGSGWAAADLVVASSLQAAALRRLVARGMVRLSALTPTDASHVLGVQTTHDPAPARRAAELFAQRRDRYGNPIAGGAEQLSQVVVDTLTRRSVEAILAAALVRDGLSPGAVASELVGAALDRTAITARLDIGLAVPLVGLGAPAATYYPAVGAALGTPVHIPDHADVANAIGAVVGRVRIRRQVTVTAPRRGVFRVHSGPEPETAYDLDDARRRATEAATRTVSAEMAVAGAAEFDVEAHWHEKSADVEGREMFVEGVATVIASGRPKLD, from the coding sequence ATGGACAGACACTACGGGCACAATGGCGTGATGGCCGAGGCTCGCACGGTGTTCATCGGTGTCGACACCGGAGGCACCTACACCGACGCAGTCGTCTACGACGACGCCCGTGGCGCGGTGCTCGCGAAGGCCAAGTCGCCCACCACGCACGACGATCTCGCCGTCGGTATCGAAGGGGCCCTCGATCGGGTCCTCGCCGATGCGGGCGTCGACCCGACGGCGGTCGGACTCGTCTCGATGTCGACCACGCTCGCGACCAACGCGTTGGTCGAGGGGGTGGGGCGCCCGGCGTGTCTGGTGCTGATCGGGTTCGAGCCCGAGGCCCTCGACCGGGGTGGGCTGCGCGAGGCGCTCGGCACCGATCAGGTGATCGCCGTGGCCGGGGGCCACACGCCGCACGGCTCCCCCCAGGCCCCGCTCGATCTCGGCGCACTCACGAGGGCGCTCGATGCCCTTCCCGACGATGTCGAGGCGTTCGCGGTCACCGCCCAGTTCGGCGTGCGCAACCCCGAGCACGAGCTCGCCGCGCGCGACCTCATCCGCGAGCGCACGGGCCTCCCCGTCACCTGCAGCCACGAGCTGTCCGATGGTCTCAACGGGCCGAAGCGCTCGGTCACCGCGCTGCTCAACGCCCGATTGATCGCGATGATCGACGAGCTCGTCTCGACGACCACGGCGATCCTGCGCCGACGAGGCATCGACGCGCCGGTCATGGTGGTGCGTGGCAATGGGTCACTGGTGTCGGCCGACTTCGTCCGTGATCGTCCGGTCGAGACGATCCTCTCGGGGCCGGCGGCGAGCCTGATCGGAGCCGCCCATCTCGCCGATGCCGCCGACGCGCTCATCGCCGACATCGGCGGCACCACCACCGACATCGCCGTGCTGCGTGGCGGGCTGCCGGAGTTCGGCGCCGAGGGCGCGACGGTCGGGGGGCACCGGACGATGGTCGAAGCCGTTCTCATGCACACGCACGGCATCGGCGGCGACAGCGAGGTCGCGCCGGCCGAGCGCGCCGCCGGCCCCCAGCTCGTCATCGGGCCGCGCCGGGTGGTGCCGATCGTCCTGTGTGCCCAGGTCGATCCCGATCTGGTCGAACGGACCATCACCCGCCAACTCAGGGCCGAGACGCCGCCGGCCGACTGGGCCGGCGTCTTCGCGTCGACGACGTCCCGCGCGTCGACGGCTCGTGTCGATCGCACCGAAGCCGCGGTTCTCGAGGCGCTCGGGTCGGGCTGGGCCGCGGCCGACCTGGTCGTGGCGTCGAGCCTCCAGGCGGCGGCGCTGCGTCGTCTCGTCGCACGGGGGATGGTCCGACTCTCGGCCCTCACCCCCACCGACGCCAGCCATGTGCTCGGCGTGCAGACGACGCACGATCCGGCCCCCGCCCGCCGTGCCGCCGAGCTGTTCGCCCAGCGTCGCGATCGCTACGGCAACCCGATCGCAGGCGGGGCCGAGCAGCTCTCGCAGGTCGTCGTCGACACGTTGACGCGGCGATCGGTCGAAGCGATCCTCGCCGCCGCGCTGGTGCGAGATGGCCTGTCGCCGGGGGCCGTGGCGTCCGAACTCGTCGGGGCCGCGCTCGATCGCACGGCGATCACCGCCCGGCTCGACATCGGGCTCGCGGTGCCGCTGGTGGGGCTCGGAGCCCCCGCGGCCACCTACTACCCGGCCGTCGGTGCTGCCCTCGGCACTCCGGTGCACATCCCCGACCATGCCGATGTGGCGAATGCGATCGGCGCGGTCGTCGGCCGGGTCCGCATTCGTCGCCAGGTGACCGTGACGGCGCCGCGTCGTGGAGTGTTCCGGGTGCACTCCGGGCCGGAACCGGAGACCGCCTACGACCTCGATGACGCCCGGCGGCGGGCGACCGAAGCGGCGACGAGGACCGTCAGTGCGGAGATGGCCGTGGCCGGCGCCGCCGAGTTCGACGTCGAGGCCCACTGGCACGAGAAGTCGGCCGACGTCGAGGGCCGTGAGATGTTCGTCGAGGGGGTGGCGACCGTGATCGCGAGCGGTCGCCCGAAGCTCGACTGA
- a CDS encoding pyridoxamine 5'-phosphate oxidase family protein, which produces MPRISRPDMAAYGVPEELDGTLPWSWAEERLAECRNFWLVTVSATGRPHSMPVWGVWMPERERFGFSCAPNARKVRNIAANPQVVVTNDDTTRVVSLEGRAEPLGEATLLPMAERWAAKYGDEPDMGGTEEMIEFLRQNTAFEVVPERAFGMIETPEDFGPAATRWDWDA; this is translated from the coding sequence ATGCCCCGCATCTCCCGCCCCGACATGGCCGCCTACGGCGTGCCCGAGGAACTCGACGGCACCTTGCCCTGGTCATGGGCCGAGGAACGACTGGCCGAGTGCCGCAACTTCTGGCTGGTCACCGTCAGCGCCACCGGCCGCCCGCACTCGATGCCGGTATGGGGCGTGTGGATGCCCGAACGGGAGCGGTTCGGCTTCAGCTGTGCGCCGAACGCCCGCAAGGTCCGCAACATCGCAGCGAACCCACAGGTGGTCGTGACCAACGACGACACGACCCGGGTCGTGTCGCTCGAAGGCCGGGCCGAGCCGCTGGGCGAGGCGACCCTGCTGCCCATGGCCGAGCGGTGGGCCGCCAAGTACGGCGACGAACCCGACATGGGCGGCACCGAGGAGATGATCGAGTTCCTCCGGCAGAACACCGCGTTCGAGGTCGTGCCCGAGCGGGCATTCGGCATGATCGAGACGCCGGAGGATTTCGGTCCCGCCGCGACCAGGTGGGATTGGGACGCCTAG
- a CDS encoding nitroreductase family protein produces MDIREALYTTRAMRRVKPDPVPLDVQARILDAAIRAPSGGNAQGWRFMLVDDKEQIAKIAALYSECIDMLWATVYKDQVDHANNSDDAAARTFRTMMNSVKWAQDNFDTYPLLLFAFDQFDTSGGSIFPAVWNAMLQARADGVGSSLTSVLVFKNDETLDVLGVPKEEGWRMSCCVPFGYPTGKWGVASRRPAHEVSYRNTWGTPVGFEIDEPLWP; encoded by the coding sequence GTGGACATCAGAGAAGCCCTCTACACGACCCGTGCCATGCGCCGCGTGAAGCCCGATCCCGTACCGCTCGACGTGCAGGCCCGCATCCTCGATGCCGCGATCCGCGCGCCGAGCGGTGGCAACGCCCAGGGCTGGCGGTTCATGCTCGTCGACGACAAGGAGCAGATCGCGAAGATCGCGGCGCTCTACTCGGAGTGCATCGACATGTTGTGGGCCACGGTCTACAAGGACCAGGTCGACCACGCGAACAACTCCGACGACGCTGCGGCACGCACGTTTCGGACGATGATGAACTCGGTCAAGTGGGCCCAGGACAACTTCGACACCTACCCGCTGCTGTTGTTCGCCTTCGACCAGTTCGACACCTCCGGCGGGTCGATCTTCCCGGCGGTGTGGAATGCGATGCTCCAGGCCCGCGCCGACGGGGTCGGCTCGTCGTTGACGAGTGTGCTGGTCTTCAAGAACGACGAGACGCTCGATGTGCTCGGCGTGCCGAAGGAGGAGGGCTGGCGGATGTCGTGCTGTGTGCCGTTCGGCTACCCGACGGGCAAGTGGGGCGTCGCCTCCCGTCGTCCGGCCCACGAGGTGTCGTACCGCAACACGTGGGGGACGCCGGTCGGGTTCGAGATCGACGAGCCGCTCTGGCCCTAG
- a CDS encoding oxygenase MpaB family protein, which produces MIPATESLEDFRNRFGRGIRRVLAGTTDAPERSVPFEDDPGLFGPDSATFEVHGDASMIIGGIRALLLQTMHPLAMAGVADHSDYRRDPLGRLHRTGGFVGTTTFGTTDEAETAIRVVRRIHERVQGHAPDGRPYHATDPHLLQFVHCTEVDSFLRARERYGATPLSAGAGDRYVEEMAVIAEKLGVRRAPRSRDDLAAVLHSYRPEYHIGSQARGTVRFLAWPPLPLATRPAYGLAFTAAVSMLPRHARRALRLPVAPLAEPLAIRPAATVLMRTLGWALGDHPSAATRPTA; this is translated from the coding sequence GTGATCCCCGCCACTGAATCCCTCGAGGACTTCCGGAATCGGTTCGGACGAGGGATCCGCCGCGTCCTCGCCGGCACCACCGATGCCCCCGAACGGTCGGTCCCCTTCGAGGACGACCCCGGCCTTTTCGGGCCCGACAGCGCCACCTTCGAGGTGCACGGCGACGCGTCGATGATCATCGGAGGCATCCGGGCCCTCCTGCTCCAGACGATGCACCCGCTGGCCATGGCCGGCGTCGCCGACCATTCGGACTATCGCCGCGATCCACTCGGGCGTCTCCACCGCACCGGCGGTTTCGTCGGCACCACGACCTTCGGCACGACCGACGAGGCGGAGACGGCGATACGCGTCGTCCGCCGCATCCACGAACGGGTGCAGGGCCACGCCCCCGACGGACGGCCCTATCACGCCACCGATCCCCACCTGCTGCAGTTCGTGCACTGCACCGAGGTCGACAGCTTCCTGCGGGCCCGCGAGCGATATGGCGCCACCCCGCTGTCGGCCGGCGCGGGCGACCGGTACGTCGAGGAGATGGCCGTAATCGCCGAGAAACTCGGCGTGCGTCGGGCCCCACGCAGCCGCGACGACCTCGCCGCCGTGCTCCACAGCTACCGCCCCGAGTACCACATCGGCAGCCAGGCCCGCGGAACCGTCCGCTTCCTCGCGTGGCCACCACTCCCGTTGGCCACTCGCCCGGCCTACGGACTGGCATTCACCGCAGCGGTGTCGATGCTGCCCCGCCACGCCCGTCGCGCCCTGCGGTTGCCCGTCGCTCCGCTGGCCGAACCACTCGCCATACGACCGGCCGCCACGGTGCTCATGCGCACGCTCGGCTGGGCCCTCGGCGACCATCCGTCGGCCGCGACCCGTCCGACCGCCTGA
- a CDS encoding MazG nucleotide pyrophosphohydrolase domain-containing protein, giving the protein MELVEVQRLMDELYGATDRERGVPSTVAWLCEELGELAQAVRKGTREQQLHEFGDVLAWLASLANQLDIDLDEAMQRYVTDPP; this is encoded by the coding sequence ATGGAACTGGTCGAGGTGCAGCGGTTGATGGACGAGCTCTACGGGGCGACCGACCGGGAGCGGGGCGTGCCGTCCACCGTGGCGTGGCTGTGCGAGGAGCTGGGTGAGCTCGCCCAAGCGGTGCGCAAGGGCACGCGCGAGCAGCAGCTCCACGAGTTCGGCGACGTGCTCGCCTGGCTGGCATCGCTCGCCAACCAGCTCGACATCGACCTCGACGAGGCGATGCAGCGTTACGTCACCGACCCGCCCTGA
- a CDS encoding aspartate-semialdehyde dehydrogenase, whose translation MDVGIVGATGQVGGVVQTLLAERDFPVDTLRLFASARSAGRTIEWQGRDITVEDAATADYTGLDIVIFSAGGATSKELAPRVAAAGCIVIDNSSAWRMDPDVPLVVPEVNPEALRDIPKGIVANPNCTTMVAMAPLKALSDEAGLEALVISTYQAVSGAGLSGVDELDTQLQKVGTDGPGLTYEGGAVALEHGENFVEPIACNVVPFAGSLVDDGSLETSEEQKLRDESRKILGLPDLAVSGTCVRVPVFTGHSLSINARFSSAITVERAIELLGRTEGVVLTDVPTPLKAAGADPTYVGRVRVDPTVEHGLSLFVSGDNLRKGAALNTIQIAESMVAQGLL comes from the coding sequence ATGGACGTAGGAATCGTTGGTGCCACCGGCCAGGTCGGCGGCGTCGTACAGACACTGCTCGCCGAGCGGGACTTTCCGGTCGACACGCTGCGGCTCTTCGCCTCGGCCCGTTCCGCGGGCCGCACGATCGAGTGGCAGGGCCGCGACATCACGGTGGAAGACGCAGCCACGGCCGACTACACCGGCCTCGACATCGTGATCTTCTCCGCCGGCGGGGCCACCAGCAAGGAGCTGGCCCCCAGGGTCGCCGCCGCCGGCTGCATCGTGATCGACAACTCCTCGGCCTGGCGTATGGACCCCGACGTGCCGCTCGTCGTCCCCGAGGTCAATCCCGAGGCGCTGCGCGACATCCCCAAGGGCATCGTCGCCAATCCGAACTGCACCACCATGGTCGCCATGGCGCCGCTCAAGGCGCTGTCCGACGAAGCCGGTCTCGAGGCCCTCGTGATCTCGACCTACCAGGCGGTTTCGGGCGCTGGGCTCTCCGGTGTCGACGAGCTCGACACCCAGCTCCAGAAGGTCGGCACCGACGGACCGGGGCTCACCTACGAGGGTGGCGCCGTGGCCCTCGAGCACGGTGAGAACTTCGTCGAGCCGATCGCCTGCAACGTGGTGCCCTTCGCCGGTTCGCTGGTCGACGACGGCTCCCTCGAGACCAGCGAGGAGCAGAAGCTGCGCGACGAGAGCCGCAAGATCCTCGGTCTCCCCGATCTCGCCGTGTCGGGCACGTGCGTACGTGTCCCCGTCTTCACCGGCCATTCGCTCTCGATCAACGCCCGGTTCTCGTCGGCGATCACCGTCGAACGGGCGATCGAGCTGCTCGGCCGCACCGAAGGTGTCGTCCTGACCGACGTGCCCACCCCGCTCAAGGCCGCGGGCGCCGATCCGACCTACGTCGGTCGTGTTCGGGTCGACCCCACTGTCGAGCACGGCCTGTCGCTGTTCGTGTCGGGCGACAACCTCCGCAAGGGTGCGGCGCTCAACACGATCCAGATCGCCGAGTCGATGGTGGCCCAGGGCCTGCTTTGA
- a CDS encoding cytochrome P450 has protein sequence MTSTTDDEIYYDPFDFDVDVRAHEVWRRMRDETPIYRNDAKNFFALTRYDDVLECLLDTDTYVSRFGTTLDMMSDDEFPLPMFIFRDPPEHTLLRKLVSRAFTPRKIDGLEARIERVCGRLLEPLEDAPVFDFVEAFSSLLPPTVILALLGFPEGLEMEMRASVDGGLAIDEDTTTGSRVLVEGENLGNAVYEMIPDLCNERRVNPTDDLLTVLATHERELEDGSTRPLTNDEIMGYVALIAGAGSETVARMLAWGIVLLADHPDQLRELGENDALIPNAIEEILRYEAPSPVQGRRVMRDVEFHGQVVPAGSNLLLVNGSGNRDERHFADADRFDIHRDIDRHLSFGYGAHFCIGAALARLEGRIGLAQMVQRYGTWDVDHAAIEWVHTSTVRGYKSVPLTV, from the coding sequence ATGACCAGCACCACCGACGACGAGATCTACTACGACCCGTTCGACTTCGACGTCGACGTCCGGGCTCACGAGGTCTGGCGGCGGATGCGCGACGAGACCCCGATCTATCGCAACGACGCCAAGAACTTCTTCGCGCTGACGCGCTACGACGACGTGCTGGAGTGTCTGCTCGACACCGACACCTATGTCTCGCGCTTCGGCACGACGCTCGACATGATGAGCGACGACGAGTTCCCGCTGCCCATGTTCATCTTCCGAGACCCGCCCGAACACACCTTGTTGCGCAAGCTGGTGAGCCGGGCGTTCACCCCCCGCAAGATCGACGGGCTCGAGGCACGCATCGAGCGGGTCTGCGGCCGATTGCTCGAACCACTCGAGGACGCTCCGGTGTTCGACTTCGTCGAAGCGTTCTCCTCCCTCCTTCCGCCGACCGTGATCCTCGCCCTGCTCGGCTTCCCGGAGGGGCTCGAGATGGAGATGCGGGCGTCGGTCGACGGGGGGCTGGCGATCGACGAGGACACCACGACAGGGAGTCGAGTTCTCGTGGAGGGCGAGAATCTCGGCAACGCCGTCTACGAGATGATCCCCGATCTGTGCAACGAACGTCGGGTGAACCCCACCGATGATCTCCTCACCGTGTTGGCAACGCACGAGCGCGAGCTCGAGGACGGCTCGACTCGTCCGCTGACGAACGACGAGATCATGGGCTACGTGGCCCTCATCGCCGGGGCCGGCAGCGAGACCGTGGCCCGGATGTTGGCGTGGGGCATCGTCCTGCTCGCCGATCACCCCGACCAGCTCCGCGAGCTGGGGGAGAACGACGCGTTGATCCCGAACGCGATCGAGGAGATCCTCCGCTACGAGGCACCGTCTCCGGTGCAGGGTCGCCGGGTGATGCGTGATGTCGAGTTCCACGGCCAGGTCGTGCCCGCCGGGTCCAACCTCTTGCTGGTCAACGGCAGCGGCAATCGCGACGAACGACACTTCGCCGACGCCGATCGTTTCGACATCCATCGCGACATCGACCGCCACCTCTCGTTCGGCTACGGCGCCCACTTCTGCATCGGGGCCGCGCTCGCCCGCCTCGAAGGGCGGATCGGGCTGGCCCAGATGGTGCAGCGCTACGGGACCTGGGACGTCGACCACGCCGCCATCGAGTGGGTCCACACCTCCACCGTGCGGGGCTACAAGTCGGTGCCGCTCACCGTCTGA